Proteins found in one Pseudorasbora parva isolate DD20220531a chromosome 11, ASM2467924v1, whole genome shotgun sequence genomic segment:
- the rraga gene encoding ras-related GTP-binding protein A → MSSTAMKKKVLLMGKSGSGKTSMRSIIFANYIARDTRRLGATIDVEHSHVRFLGNLVLNLWDCGGQDTFMENYFTSQRDNIFRNVEVLIYVFDVESRELEKDMHYYQSCLEAILQNSPDAKIFCLVHKMDLVQEDQRDLIFKEREEDLKRLSRPLACTCFRTSIWDETLYKAWSSIVYQLIPNVQQLECNLRNFAQIIEADEVLLFERATFLVISHYQCKEQRDAHRFEKISNIIKQFKLSCSKLAASFQSMEVRNSNFAAFIDVFTSNTYVMVIMSDPSIPSAATLINIRNARRHFEKLERVDGPKHSLHMRMR, encoded by the exons GTGCTGTTGATGGGTAAAAGTGGATCAGGGAAGACCAGCATGAGGTCCATTATATTTGCCAATTACATCGCCAGAGACACTCGCCGCCTTGGAGCCACAA TTGATGTGGAGCACTCTCATGTTCGTTTTCTGGGCAATCTTGTGCTGAACCTGTGGGACTGCGGTGG GCAGGACACTTTCATGGAAAACTACTTCACGAGTCAGAGAGACAACATTTTCCGCAATGTAGAGGTCTTGATCTACGTGTTTGATGTGGAGAGCCGAGAGCTGGAGAAAGATATGCATTACTACCAGTCGTGTCTGGAAGCCATCTTGCAAAACTCACCCGACGCGAAGATCTTCTGCCTGGTACACAAGATGGACCTGGTCCAGGAGGATCAGAGAGACCTG ATATTTAAGGAGCGTGAGGAGGACCTGAAAAGATTGTCTCGCCCCCTGGCCTGCACCTGCTTCAGGACGTCCATTTGGGATGAGACGCTGTATAAA GCGTGGTCCAGTATCGTCTATCAGCTCATTCCTAACGTACAGCAGCTCGAGTGCAACCTGCGCAACTTTGCTCAGATAATCGAGGCAGATGAAGTCTTACTGTTTGAAAGAGCTACTTTCCTG GTGATCTCTCATTATCAGTGCAAGGAACAGCGTGATGCTCATCGCTTCGAGAAAATCAGTAACATCATCAAGCAGTTCAAGCTGAGCTGCAG TAAGTTGGCAGCCTCTTTCCAAAGCATGGAAGTGCGCAACTCTAACTTTGCTGCCTTTATTGACGTGTTCACGTCCAACACCTACGTCATGGTGATCATGTCAGACCCATCTATAC CTTCTGCCGCTACCCTCATCAACATCCGGAATGCCAGGAGACATTTTGAGAAGCTTGAGCGTGTGGACGGGCCCAAACACAGTCTACACATGCGCATGCGCTAG